A window of Nicotiana sylvestris chromosome 8, ASM39365v2, whole genome shotgun sequence genomic DNA:
tTTCCgaaattaggaagaatttagtctctactggacttcttgtaaagcacggtttcaagtgcgtttttgtatccgacaaggttgtaataagtaagaatgaaatgtttgtaggaaaagggtACCTCaccgagggccttttcaagctccatgtaatagttgttgacaataataataagaattcagcttcttcttacttacttgagtcaaataatttatggcatgtacgtttaggtcatgtcaattataaaaccttacggaaaatgattaacttggaaatattgcctaaatttgaatgcgaaaaatcaaaatatcaaatatgtgtggaatctaagtatgttaaacatccttataagtcggtagaaaggaattcaaatcctttaaacttaattcacacagatatttgtgatatgaagtcaataccatctcgcggtggaaagaagtatttcataacttttattgacgacaatactcgatattgttatgtttacttacttaatagtaaagatgaagcaatagacgcatttaagcaatacaaaaatgaagttgaaacgcaacttaacaagaaaataaaaatgataagaagtgataggggtggtgaatatgaatctccttttgaacaaatatgtttagaatatgaaattattcatcaaacaacagccccttacacgccccaatccaatgggattgcggaaagaaagaatcgttcattaaaggagataaTGAACGCATTATCGATAAGTTTTGGTTTGCCaccgaacttgtggggggaagccgttcttatGGCTAACcggatactaaatcgagtaccccatagcaaaacacaatccattccatatgaaaaatggaaaggaaggaagcccaacttgaattatttgaaaGTATGGGGGTGTTTgacaaaagtgcaagttcctaaacccaaaagggtaaaaataggaccgaaaacaattgattgtgttttcataggatatgcgaccaatagtaaagcatatcgatttctggttcataaatcagaaaatcccgacattcataataatatggTTATAGAatagataatgctgagttctttgaaaatatatatccgtataaaaaggaatgtgagttgtttggtgaaggatctaaacgacctcgggaagaaacaaaagaaagtacatttaatcaggggatccaagacgtagtaaacgtcaaagaacgtctacttcgtttggaccagattttgtgactttcttattggaaaatgagcctcgaacatttaaagaagctatgtcttcttcagaatcattgttctggaaagaggcagtcaatagtgaaatagaatccatattgaacaatcatacatgggaattgtttgatcttcctcctggaaataaacctttgggttgtaaatggatttttaaaagaaaaatgaaagatgatgacactattgataaatttaaggcaagacttgttgtcaaagggtatagacaacgagaaggtcttgactactttgatacatagtCTCCAGTGATGAGAATTACGTCCATATGAATGCTAGTAGCTttagctgcagtttatggtcttgaaattcatcaaatggacgtaaagacaaccttcttaaatggagatttggaggaagaaatctacatggaacaacctgaagggtttgtggttccaggtaaagaaaagaaggtatgtagacttgttaagtccctttacggactaaaacaagcacccaaacaatggcatgcgaaatttgaccaaacaatgttgtcaaatggttttaagataaatgaatgtgataaatgtgtgtacattaaaaatgttccaaatcacatagtcattgtttgcctatatgtggatgatatgctgataatgagtaatgacattgccaacataaatgcgactaagcgtatgctaactagcaagtttgatatgaaggacttgggagttgcggatttaattctggggattaagatccaaaagtcTCCTCAAGGTCtgacattgtcacaatctcattatattaagacagtacttgaaaaattcaagcacttaggctttaaagttgcaaagactccaattgacgtgaatcttgcattagcaaagaacaaaggccaaagcatatcaaaATTgaattatgctcgtgtgttgggatgcttaatgtacatcatgaattgtacacgaccagatatagcttgtgctataagtaaactgagtcgatacacgagcaatctaggtcaatctcactggatggcaatgaaacgagttttgggatatttagaacatacccaaaactttgatttgcactacagtaaatatcctgcggtgattgaaggatattgtgattcaaattggatcaccggttcaactgattcgagTCCACAAGttgatatgtattcactattagTAGAGGAgtggtatcttggaagtcgtccaaacaaataTGTATtgctcgctctacaatggaggctgagttcatagccttagataaagccggtgaagaagctgaatggctccgaaatttcttagaagacattccattttggcccaaaccgctggcaccaatatgcatacattgtgatagccaagcagcaattggaagggctgggagtgttatgtataacggtaaatctcgtcatatacgacgaaggcataaaaccgttaggcaactactctctagagaaattatcacgattgactatgtaaggtcaagtgataatgtgtcggatccacttacaaaaggcctaactagagaggtagttgagaaatcatcgagggaaatgggactatggccgagaacaagtcattgaggcggtaactctacctagaagacttgagatcccaagatctaggttcaaggagatcaaacaaagtcattaatgacggttcaacattgtcaacaaaaattttggtccattctcgtgatgagacaatgttcagtaccaaggataaaacattaaggctttttaatgatttctaaatttgatacagggtatatcaaatagtgtatctacgggatgacacgtttaggaatcacctatgtaagtgtgaagtgttagccgcttcaaggagaattttgcaaggccaattctctacgcacttatgaaaccaggcagtgttcatggctgaaacgaacacaacaatgagaaccaaagacggttaagggattgattgtgtgacttatggttgtctaggtatacactaaattTCGAcgattcaaagatatcaaatctaccgattgactgAGTATATCCAACATAAGTTCACTacagaaagttcaaagggaaacctacttatccagatgcaattaatccttgcttgcaaatcacacaagtttttcatgcatacttccgtgatatagtcattccccattcatgtgggggattgttgagtttctttttaatatagaaaggtattaaaaagagggtgaatgagaaatggagggaaataaaaattttgagtaaaattttaaatttccttctccttttaatgagacattgtccctcattggtagaggaaaaagagtttggtgggtttatatacaaatgcacttcatgtagctcttaaagagttaggaagaaggcaagcctcgcgccgtcgtcgtcgctcgctcagCTCGGCTTCAGCTACGGCTTCGGATTCggtgatcgattgattgattaattttttggaccaaatttatttgttaatagtagatattaacgtaatattatccgtgtttgtaacggatatgttccaatccgtgtattgtacCACCAGTTGCAATAGCAACCGCCTAGTGCTCCTCCCACCATGGTCAAGTGCTTGCTCCATAACAAGCTCGTGCATGCTCCACCATGGCTTGCTCCATAACAAGCTAGTGCATGCTCCACCATGGAGAGGGGGCGAGTCTCACAACTGACTGCCATAAATATGAGCAGCAGCAGTTGGAGAATAacacaccaaaaaaaaaattagaattgaGAGCTATTAatcttctcttcaccgaaaactcaacgttggctataatttgcattccttcctctcagaatttccattcgacttctgagttctcctcccttgttctgcattgttttaaactacaaacaaaacattcgtaagtgtgatttgctgccgaactttgtgttcactgaaacactggggtttgaagtaccgctacaccaattgtaattcgttctatcctgggaggaaataatccataaccttgggtactaggaggggattaaattctttAAAGAaatactgtgaattcagtgggctcgaattaatttctgttttatttatatttacgtttataagctaacgttctaatttccagaatcattatttacaaaaTACAGGCAAAGTAACAAAAGTGTCATGCTAAAAAGATACTATTCCTTTCATTCAATTTATGTGAAGGCCTTTAACTGAATACGGAATTtaagaaagacttttaaaacttATAGTCTAGAATAAGAAATAGATATTTATATGCTTATAATTAATTATCTCATTAACATACACGAAGATGACATTCTTCTTTACACATACTAAAAAGGAAGAGTGCGACGTAAAATGAAATAGAATATTAATAGTAAAATTTAATGATAGTTTGTCATGTACAAAATTAGCAATGTCAAAATCAGCGCTCATGTAATTATCATTTTCTTTAGTTGGTAAATTAATTCAATCATCTAAATAGTGTGTACTACCACATTAGGTAAGGGACATAAACCATAAAGCTAAAATGTATATTTCTTAATCATAATGTAGTCCCAGATTATtatattttcagattttgaattaTGAAGTCTTTATATTGAAGAAAACCAATCACCCATTTGGCACATCTTCATTGGGTGCAAATATATACTTAATTGAGAGGAAtactttaatttatttattttaaacaaGGGTAGATCTTATAGATAAACTACATTAATCTAAACCCGTAGCTTAAAATATTCAATAAGTAAGTACAAAATACAAATAGTAGTAATAAATTTCAAACCCTATAAATTTGGCGAGATGTGGTAAAATTACAACTCTATAAAATTCAAATTATGAATCCCCATTTTAAATATTTAACAATTTTTTCTACATAATGGGGTAATAAAATGGGAATCCTATGATCTAAAAAtggttaatttttctttttgtgtacTTATTTACTTATAAATAATGGTAATTAAAATATTCCCTGGTTATGTATCTTCTGTTTCTGTCCGAACTCCAAACCAAAACTCAATTGTTTAACATTTCTTCATCATGTGCTTCTGCAATTTACTACACACTCCACACAGTCCACCTTTGTCGGCTCTTTCAACTTGTATTTAATACTGTATTATCCTCTATCTGTTTCACTTATTGACACTAAAGTTCAATACCCTTTTGAAATCTTGAGCAAAAGATCACATCTTTATGGATTTTCATTAAAGATCTTCGCCCCATAGTGAAAATAGAAGAGCTCAGTGTGAATGCTGAAGAAAATGTTGTTTTCTTGGAAATCATGGTGGAGGTCATTATACAAGCAAAATCACTTTGTTTTAAAGTTGGGATTTTCGATTTTGTTATTGGGTCTTGCTTTTAGGCTTTTATTTTCAAGATCTGATGTGATTTCTGAAGTTCAAGAAACTCCTTTTGTTCAAAAGACTCAATCTTTATCGCCTCCAGTTTCTTTCAGTTTGCCTGAAACTGCAGATCAGATTGGTCCTCAAGGTATTTGAGCTTTTTCCTATTCCTGGCTTTATATATTTGTGAATGgaaattgaatatatatatatatatatatatatatatatatatatatatatatatatatatagtgtgtgtgtgtgtgtgtgtgtgtgtgtgtgtgtgtgtgtgtgtgtgtgtgtgtgtgtgtgtgtgcgcgtgtATGATAATAGAATGTCATAAGGAAGGTAACTCCTTAATGATCATAAGGAAGAAGACTTGCATAATTGAGAATATGAAATTTAAGTACTTTTGGATCTATTATAgctataatttttaaaagttgaGTTTAAGTTTTATGCACGGATGGTTAAAATATTTGCACCATCATGTTGTTTAAATAATAATTGTAGGTAACTCAATGTAATAACATTATCCTAGAATATATAGTAAGTAACATGGTGTAAAACATTCATTACGCTGTcagtgtatataacttaaatatgCGTTTGTATTAATTACACTGTAGTGGGTGCAGTGTTAATCCACATTCTCTGAGCTATGATCAATAATTTGTATGTTTGTGGCTGTAGTAAGTCAAAATGTGCAAAGCATAAATGCTTTGTTATACCCTTTGCTTTTCATTTAGTGTGGAACTCTGTATAGTTTGTGGGGGAGGGACTTGTTTTAATTGGAATTGTTACCTAAGGGTTGAAGTTGAACTTGACAAAATAAGTGGATCattttgtttgatttagttaTCTTGCTTTACGTCATAGTAAGTTATAGATCTGTTGGCTGATTCTTTAGCTGCTATTCTTTTATAGTATGTGTCTTGTTTTGGAATATCAAGTTTGTTGTATCTGTTGTCACATGGTGTGATTTGTTTCCTTGGATGTGCTATAGAGCAAGCAGGGAAGTGTAATCTTTTCAATGGAGATTGGATTCCTGATCCATCTGGTCCTGTTTACACGAACGAGACATGCAAATTTATTGAAAGCCATCAGAATTGTATGACGAATGGCCGGCCTGATACTGGTTATCTTTACTGGAGGTGGAATCCACGTAGTTGCCAGTTGCCTCGGTTTGATTCACATAAGTTTCTTCAGTTAATGAGTAATAAAACATGGGCATTGATCGGTGATTCAATTTCAAGGAACCATGTCCAATCATTTCTTTGTGTACTCTCAAAGGTAACTAGTCATAGTCGTTGTCAATTGTTCTATGTTGCTTCTGTAAGTTTTGGTTGTTCTTTTGCCATGTTTCCACCATAATTTAGCATTGTTGATCAAGTAACAATTGATCTTTTTCTTCTTCCCATTGCTTGGAAAATCTTTTTTCATGAAGGCACAGTACATTCTGCTCACTTGCCTTGAATAAGCGCTTAACTTTTGCGTAGGACATTTTTGTTATCTATGATGTTCCACTCCATTCCCATGTTTGGTATCCTCAATTATGTTCGGTCCGTGCCACCAAAAATGTACCCTTCCCCTTTTGTTGTTGAGGAATGGGTTAGAGAAAATTTGCCTGAAGTAAAAATTGGATTGATACAACTTTCTGTACTAATATAAAATGCATTGGAACTTTCTACTTTAAAAACAGTGGACAACATTTGGGCAGCCCAATGAGAAAGCCAGTCAACTTGGAATGGAGGTAGTATTCAGTTTGGATCTCATTAAATTTAGGTGCGCAAACATTAAAGTGCAAGTGTTTAACTTTGTATTGCATGGAAGCTGTTACTGGGAGATAGCTTGAATGTTTTTAATCACCATTATAATGTCGGCAGAGTATTTCCCTGTGTATGAACAGGGCATCGTACTTCTTAAAGAGATTTTTGCTGGTTTCtttcaatttaattttttttgttaaagCCTTAAAATTTCTCCCCGATCTTCATGTTTGTCGTTGCTTCCCACCATTTTTAATCTCTATCCGGAAATGCTTGTAACGGTTAATTATTGAGCTATCAAGTTCGGTTAGCTATACTTGGGGTACCAAAAGCCAACCAGTTGCATGGTAGCAGGTTTCAGCATACACTTCGGTTATGAAGACCTTGTATTAGAGTAGTTGAAGCAAGGAGCGTCCTGTGTAAAGTTTTAGAGGTTAGATCTGTCAGAAGAATCGGACTGCTTATAAGACGTTTTAATAAATTTAGAAGTCCATTTGTCTCAGAAACTACAGTGTTATATAACTAAGCTAGGTATCTATTACAGTAACATTTTTTATCTTGGATGCGGCTTTTGGCCGTAATGGATGTTTCACTAATGCTGGCCATCCGGTAGCCCGATTAATTGCTTGCAATTTTGCTAATTGTTGAGTGATTATGAGGTGCTATTCATCTGTCTTTTTTAATTTCTTGTATAATCCGCACAAGGATGCGATGCTACTATTTGAAGGTTCTACTTTCGTGAACTTGTCACTCTTCTAACTATAGGTTTgtgcttttttttttgttcttttattctttttaatcTTATTGGACGATGCTATTTCAGGTAGAGGAAGCCATTGAAGTATACCATGACAAGGAGTACCGGTCCAGGAGATGGTTATTCCCCTCATACAACTTTACCGTTTCAGTTATTTGGTCCCCCTTTCTGGCACAAGCAGCTATATTTGAAGACTACAACGGAGTTTCCACATCTGAGATTGAACTTCATCTCGACAAGCTTGATGCGAGTTGGACTGATCAGTTTAACAATTTTGATTATATGATATTTGCAAGCGGTGAGTGGTATGTCAAAACTGCAATCTACTATGAAAACGATACAGTAGTGGGCTGCCACTACTGTCCCAAAAGGAACTTGACCGAGCTTGGTTTCGACTTTGCGTACCGTAAAGTTCTTGGAAATTTTTTCAACTATCTTCTCTCATCAAATCACAAAGGCATGATGTTTTTTAGGACCGCGACACCAGACCATTTCGAGAATGGTGAGTGGTTTAGTGGTGGACATTGTAAAAGAACCAAACCGGTGAAGGAAGGTAAGTTCAATTTGACCGAGATTAACAAGATTCTACATGAAATCGAAATAGAGGAAATTGGAAAAGCTACAGCTAAAGCTTCTGAGACGGGTTTGAATCTAAAGCTTTTCGATGTAACTGCCCTTTCATTAATGAGGCCCGATGGGCATCCAGGTCCGTACAGGTATTTTCAACCGTTTGCAAAAGATAAGAATGCGAAAATCATCAATGACTGCTTGCATTGGTGTTTGCCTGGACCTATAGATGCTTGGAATGATATGCTAATGGAGATGGTGTTAAATGGTTAATTTCATAAACTTGTGAAGTGGAAGTTGTTTCTTGAGCAAATAGGCAGACCAGTTCATTGAGATGGCATTTACTGAGAACAGACATCGCTCGCTTGTGTATCCTACTCTGTGATGTGAATACTAGAGATTTAAGCCACACGATGGGTGCTGCTCGCGACCATGTTCCTCGGGTTAAGCTTCAGTTTgcttatatataatttttttcattggGGAAGTTCAtcttaattataatgttgttcaTTGATTCTCATATATATGATTTTTCAGGAATCTGTAGTGGGATTTATTTTTGAGGGGATTTGGAATATATATAGAGATCTGAATCAAATGAGAATTTGATGATGGTGAGTCACAGATTGTGTTGTACACTTATAAAATTAGCAAGTCACATGCTAAGATAGATTGGTGCAGTTTTCCACTAATTACTTATTTGATATTACAAACTTTTGAATGATTCTTTGTAGTTTAACCATCTCTTAGAATTTGATCTTAAATTCTGTAACTGTAAAGTGCTGTTTAGGTTGGTCCTGGAAATGTGAGAGCAATATATGCTCTCTGTTAGCCTCGGTTAAGAAAGAAGGCCTTAAGAATGCAAATTCTAGCCGATGTGCTTAAACCTTAGTGGACAGAGTTatacttggtgaaatagtcgaggTACACGTAAGCTGGTCAGAACACTTTAAACAAAAGAATTTTAAaaaggggtattatcacttttagcccgtgccagaaactatttatatctggtagccgaaaaagtatataaaatttgtattatttttggatataacatacaaaatgtatatatatacaaaagttatacaaattttatacattttttcggctattatttttacaacgGCTATACATTATCTTTTTTCCATTAAAAACAACATTTGCTGAATGACTTATATTAGGTTCCAAAATATTGTTATTATTGGAGTTCAATCAAAATCCCGTTCTTCTGAGTTACTATCCCTCGCTTTTTTATGGGTCCACCTCTACttagaataaaataaaacaaga
This region includes:
- the LOC104211729 gene encoding protein trichome birefringence-like 23, translating into MLKKMLFSWKSWWRSLYKQNHFVLKLGFSILLLGLAFRLLFSRSDVISEVQETPFVQKTQSLSPPVSFSLPETADQIGPQEQAGKCNLFNGDWIPDPSGPVYTNETCKFIESHQNCMTNGRPDTGYLYWRWNPRSCQLPRFDSHKFLQLMSNKTWALIGDSISRNHVQSFLCVLSKVEEAIEVYHDKEYRSRRWLFPSYNFTVSVIWSPFLAQAAIFEDYNGVSTSEIELHLDKLDASWTDQFNNFDYMIFASGEWYVKTAIYYENDTVVGCHYCPKRNLTELGFDFAYRKVLGNFFNYLLSSNHKGMMFFRTATPDHFENGEWFSGGHCKRTKPVKEGKFNLTEINKILHEIEIEEIGKATAKASETGLNLKLFDVTALSLMRPDGHPGPYRYFQPFAKDKNAKIINDCLHWCLPGPIDAWNDMLMEMVLNG